The sequence below is a genomic window from Candidatus Caldatribacterium sp..
AGGTGCTTCTCTCTTTTCCTCCATGCTCATCCCCCATCAATCTGAGTTCTCACAAAGTGGAGAATTTCTCTTGTGACCTTTCCAAGGCCCCCCTTTTCCGGGGAAAACCACACAATTGGCATTTTTCGAAACCAGTTCATTTGTCTTTTCACAAAGAGCATTGTCCCCCGAATAACTGCTTCTTTCGCTTCAGGGAGAGAACATTTCCCTTCAAGGAGGGCCACAATCGGACGGTACGTGAAGTTTTCGAGGGCCGGAAGAGGAAGACGGTACCCGAGGCGGAAAAGGTGAACCACCTCCTCCACGATGCCCATGCAAAACATGTCCTCTACTCTCTCCCGGATCCTCTTCTCAAGCTCACTCTTCTCCCAGGCAATTCCCACAAGAAGGTACCGGAACCTCTGGGGTTTTTTACCATGCTCCCTCTTTTCGGAAGGTATTCTGCCTGTGGCTAAGAATATTTCCAAGGCACGGATAAGCCTTTTTCGGTCGTTTCTGCCAATCTGCATGGCTCGGTGAGGGTCAATGTGCGCAAGGAGAGCAAAGAGTTGCTCATTTTTCATCTTCCCGAGGATGTGCCGGAGGCGTTCGTCTCCTGGTGCTCCCAAATTGGGAGTGCTCCGCAGCAGGGCATCGAGGTAGAATGCTGTTCCACCCACGATAATGGGGAAGGAATTTCGGAGGCTCATCTCGTATAAAAGGCGGAGCGCCTCTTTTTTGAAGTCGTGGGCACTCCACCGTTCTCTGGGGTCAAGGAAATCAACAAGGTGGTGTAGAATACGTGCTCGCACCTCTTTGGGTGGTTTGGCAGTTCCAATATCGAGGTACCTGTACACCGCTAAGGAATCTGCCGAGATGATTTCTACCTGCGGCAGGTGTTCTGCAAGTTCAATGGAGACTGCGGTTTTCCCGCTTCCCGTGGGCCCGAGGATACAGAGAACGGGGTTAGCATTCTTTGACATTTCCAACGAGCTTTCCTTCAAAGTTCCTTGCAAGACGTACAGTGCAGAAGTCTCCTAGTTGAAGCCCTTCCTTTGGGTACACGATAACATTGAGATTCTCTCTCGTTCGCCCAAGGAAGAGACCTTTCCTCTCCTCCACGAGAAGAACTTCCGTTTCCCGGCCTTCATGGAAAGAAAGGCGACTGAAGTATGCCCCCCGGAGAGCTGCGCTGAGTACTGCAAGTCGCTTTTTCTTCACTTCCTGAGGGACATCGTCCTCGAATTCTGCCGCTTTTGTGCGAGGACGAGGGGAATAGGCGTAGGTGTATGCGATTTCGAATTGAACCTTCTCCACAACCTCAAGGGTCTCCGTGAAATCTGCATCGGTTTCTGTAGGAAAACCCACGATAATATCTGTACCGATGGTAGCCTCGGGAATATGCTCGCGGATGAAGAGAGCAATATCAAGATACTGTTCTTTGGTGTACCCTCGGTTCATGAGGTGGAGAATTCTACTTGAACCTGCTTGAAGAGGGAGGTGGAAGTACGGACAGAAGATGCGGCTTCCTCGGACAATTTCTACGATTCCTCTGCGCATGTCCCGCGGGTGGGAAGTGATGAAGCGAATCCAGACCTTTTCTTTCCCAAAACGCCGCTCGATGCCTTCGAGGAGTTCTTCGAAGGCGTGCGGTTTGCCAAAGTCCTTTCCATAGGTGTTCACGTTTTGGCCAAGGAGCGTGACCTCGCGGAACCCCTCTCCAAGGATACCAGCAAGCTCTTCGAGAACAAGTTCCCTGGGTTTACTTCTCTGGGGACCCGTGGTGTACGGAACCACACAGTAGCTGCAAAAGTTATCGCACCCATAGGTGATTGGGAGGTACGCAGAAAATCTCCCTTCCCGCTTGTACCCCTGCTCAAGGAAGGGCATCTGAGGCGGCGAAGAAAAGGAAATCCTTCGTTCTCCCTTCGTGATGGCCTCTCGCACAAGGTGGGGAATGGAATCAAAGTCGTGCGTTCCCGTGAGGACGTTCACGTAGGGAATGCGTTCAAGGAGCTTCTCCCGCAAAAGTTCGCCCATGCAACCGCAGAGGACAATAGTGGGTGGCTTTCCCTTCTTAGCGAGGTTAGCGTGGTAGAGATGGGAGATCACTCCCAAAGCTTTTGCCACCGCATGTTCTCGAACTGCACAGGTATTGAAGACAATGACATCCGCCTCCTCTTCCTCTTGGGCCTCAAGGAATCCTTCTTTGAGGAAGAGGTACGAAAGGTGTTCCGAACGGCTTTTGTTCATCTGGCACCCAAAGGTCACCAGGGCAAAAGAAAACTTCTCCTCCATACCCCCACAAGGACAACAAAAAGCGGGTATTTCCTTATTCCCGACCCAAGAAAAAGAAAGCCTGTTTCCCTTGCGGAAACAGGCTTTCTTTTCAGTTAATCATTCCGGGGCTTCACAATGAGTTTAATAGCGGTACGCTCTTCTCCGTCAATCGTCACATCGGTGAAGGCAGGGATGCATACAAGGTCAATACCGCTTGGGGCGACGTACCCTCGTGCGATGGCAATGGCCTTAATTGCCTGGTTCACTGCCCCTGCCCCGATGGCTTGTATTTCAGCCATTCCCTTCTCTCGGATTGCACCTGCTAAGGCACCGGCAACAGCGTTGGGATTTGACTTTGAAGAAACCTTAAGAACGTCCATCTCAACTCCCCCTTTCACTCTCCATTCTCCATCGTGTACTCAAACGTGCTCCGCAAGAGGTACAGAGAGGCGAAAGATTTCCCGTGCTTTCCCTGTAGTGTCATCCACCTCCACGACAATCCCGTTGAGTTTCACATTTTCTTTGGCCACCCGGTACTTCACTGGTAGTTGCGTAAGGAACCTTCCGACGATATCTGCTACTTCGATGCCGATGACCGAGTCATGAGCTCCCGTCATGCCGATATCCGTAATGTAAGCCGTTCCCTGGGGGAGGATACGCTCATCCGCCGTAGCCACGTGGGTGTGAGTTCCAAAGACGCAGGAAACTTTCCCGTCCAGGAACCAACCCATGGCTATCTTCTCGGACGAAGCTTCCGCATGGAAATCCACGAGAATAATGTTCGTCTGTTCCCGGAGAAGTTTGAGCTCTTGTTCAATCCTGCGGAAGGGACAATCCAAAGGAGGCATGAACACACGACCACTGAGATTCACAACTGCCCAAATCCTCCCCTCCTTCTCAAGGACAAGAGATCCCCTCCCTGGAACACCTTCTGGGTAATTCAGGGGACGAAGGAGACGGGGTTCCCGGTCAATGTACCCAAGAATCTCCTTCTTATCCCAGATATGGTTGCCGCTTGTGACCACATCCGCCCCGTAACTGAAAATTTCCTCACAGACCTCCGGCGTGATGCCCAGACCACCAGCAGCGTTCTCCCCGTTGACGATGACGGCATCAATCTGAAGCTCTTCCTTAAGGAGTGGAAGCTTCTCTCGAAGTACCCGTCTTCCAGGTTTTCCTACAACGTCGCCTACGATGAGGAATCTCAAAGACCTTCATCCTCCTACTTTGCGTACTCTATAGCCCGTGTTTCTCGGATGACCGTCACCTTGATCTGCCCAGGGTACTCGAGCTCTTTCTCAATTCTTTTTGCCACATCCCAGGCAAGCTTTGCTGCTTGAGCATCATCGATACGGTCCGGTTTCACGATGATACGAACCTCTCGTCCTGCCTGGATGGCATAAGCTTTCTCAACGCCTTCGAAAGAGTCGGCGATCTTCTCCAAGCGCTCCAGGCGCTTGATGTACGCTTCAAGACTCTCCCTCCGTGCTCCAGGACGTGAAGCAGATATGGCGTCTGCCGCTTGCACGAGTACTGCTTCGATGGTTTGAGGTTCGGTATCCCCATGATGGGCTTCCACTGCGTGAATAACTTCCCACTTTTCTCCGTATTTTCCAAGGAGTTCTGCTCCGATTTTCGCGTGAGGTCCTTCCACTTCATGGTCCAGTGCTTTCCCAATGTCATGGAGGAGTCCTGCTCTTTTTGCGATGTACACATTGGCACCGATTTCACTTGCCATCATACCTGCAAAGTGTGCAACCTCCTTGGCGTGCTGGAGGACGTTCTGCCCATAGCTCGTGCGGAAGTAGAGCTTCCCAAGAAGCTTTACGACTTCTGGATGAACGTTTTTGATTCCCGTATCAAAGAGCGCCTGTTCTCCTTCCTGAAGAATCTTCTCCTCAACTTGAGCCTTTGCCTTCTCAATGAGCTCCTCGATACGTGCCGGGTGGATGCGACCATCCATGATGAGCTTCTCCAGAGCAATACGGGCAACTTCCCTCCGTATCGGATCAAAGCATGATATGATAACGGCCTCTGGTGTATCATCTATGATGAGGTCAACTCCGGTCATCATCTCGAAAGTGCGGATGTTCCTCCCTTCCCGACCTATGATACGTCCCTTCATCTCATCATTGGGGAGAGTTACAACCGAAACAGTACTCTCAACGGTGAAATCCGCTGCGTACCGTTGAATGGCCTGACCCACGATGTCTCTTGCCACCTTTTCGGCTTCTTTCTTTGCCCGTTCTTCTGCTTCTTTGACGCGCAGCCCAATCTCGTATTCGAGAGTCTTCTCTACACGTTCTAAGAGTTCTCGTCGGGCGTCTTCAACGGAGAGTCCTGCGATGCGAGAAAGCTCTTGATCCTCTCTTGCTTTCATGAGTTCTACTTCTTTTCTCTCCTGTTCCAGAGCTTCCTGAGCCTTCCGAAGTGCGTTTTCGGATTTCTCAAGCTGTTCCATCCGGCGTTCGAGGATTTCCTCACGCCTGAGCAGGCGATTTTCAAGGTTCTGAAGCTCCTTTCGCTTCTTCTGGATTTCCTCTTCGAGCGCCTGCTTTTCCCGGAGAACCTCCTCTCGGCCCGAGAGGAGTGCCTCTTTCTTGAGATTCTCTGCTTGGCGAGCGGCTTCTTCAACCATCTTTTGTGCCTGAAGCCGCGCGTTCTCCTTCTGTCTTGCAAGCTGCAGGGTTACAAAGAATATCCCTGCTACGAACCCTATTGCCAACCCTAAGAAGATGTATATTGGCCCCATAGGCTGGATTCACCCCTTATTCACTTTTCAATGTGCGAGCCAAGCTTGGAAATATTCTAATCGCCGGAATTGCGCAAGTCAAGGATAGCTCGCTCGATGGCTTCGTGGGAAAAGCCTCTTCTCAAAAGACGCTGCCAGAGCTTTTCCTTCTCTTTCACTCCCCAGCGCAAGAGGAGCCCCTTCGCGTCTTCGACCTCGGCCTCAAGGGGATACATGTCCCGGAGTTCGCTCAGAAGTTCTGAGGGAATGCCCCGGCTTTTTAGCTCGTGGTAGAAGGCAAAGTACCCCCTGGGGGCTACCTGCCGCTTCTCCTCGATGTACGTACTTGCGTACAACCGGTCGTTGAGGTATCCTCGCTCTGAGAGGAACGCCAAGGCCTCCTCAACTACCTCCTTTGGAAAACCCTCTTTCTGGAGTTTTCCTCGGAGCTCCCAAGTAGTGTACATTCTCCTTGAGAGGAGAGCAAACCCTCGCTGCAATGCGCCTTCAATCGTTAAGGGCAATTTTCGGGTCAAGGCCCATCTTCTCCAAGGCGGTGAGGAGAATTTTCTGAGCAATTTCGGGATTTTCCTTCAGGAACTGCCGTGCTCCCTCTCTCCCCTGCCCCAGTCGGTATTCTCCGAAGGAGTACCAGCTTCCAGAGCGCTTCACCACCCCTGCATCCTCTCCCAGGCTGAGAATCTCACCTTCTTTTGAAATCCCCTCGCCATAGAAGAGCTCAAGAGCAGCTTCTTTGAAAGGAGCGGCGAGCTTGTTCTTTACGACCCGTACCTTTGTCCAGGCTCCGACAATTTGCTGCTCATTTCCTCCAATCCGAATGTAGTCCTTTCTTCGGACATCGAGTCTCACCGAGGCGTAGAACTTGAGAGCCCTTCCTCCAGGGGTTGTTTCCGAAGAGCCGTAATTCATGCCAATTTTCTCCCGGAGTTGGTTCACGAAAATGGCTACGGTTTTCGTCTTACTGATGTACCCTGTAAGCCGGCGGAGAGCCTGGGACATGAGCCGAGCTTGGAGACCCACCGTTGGTTCACCGATACCTCCCTCAAGCTCCATCTGCGGGGCACGNNNNNNNNNNTCCACTTCGCACAAGGGTATCCACAATGTCCAGCGCTTCTTCTGCGGTGGTTGGCTGGGAGATGAGGAGCTTGTCTATTTGAACACCTATTTTGCTCGCATAGTTGGGGTCTAAGGCGTGTTCCGCATCAACGAAAGCTGCAATGCCTCCCTTTTTCTGTGCTTCCGCAATGGCATAGAGAGCGATGGTCGTTTTCCCCGAAGCTTCTGGTCCAAATATTTCCACAACTCGTCCCCTTGGGAAACCGCCAACACCAAGGGCAATGTTGAGGAGAACAGACCCTGTTTTGATCACCTCGATATCCGTGGTCAGTACATTCTGTGAGAGGAACATGATTGCCCCTTTTCCGTATCTCCGCTCTATGATGCTTATAGCCTGCTTAATGCTTTCGAGCTTCTCCTCACCCATTTTCTTTCACCCCTTTAACGGAATGTACACGAGTTTTCTGTACACCGGGCCAGAGGGCTTGAGTATGCTTTCAAAAAACCCTATCTCCCCAAGAGTGATAGGGAGTGGCGACCAGTCTGAGAAAGAGGTGCGCTCAAGTCTTAAAGGAACCCTGAAGCGGGCAAGGGTCACATGGGGCACGAATTCTCCTTTCTCCTCCTCGCAAGGGATACCTATGGCCCGAAGCCCCAGAAAGACCGCTTCCGCCAGGTTCCTGGTCCTCCTTTTCCCTTCTTCGTCAAGACCCATCCAGAGAACCCTTACCCGTTGCCAGGACGGGAAGGTTCCCAATTCTCTGAGATAGGCATGGTACGGAGGGAACGAGGTGCTCAATTCCTCGAGGAGATTCTGGATGTCCTTCACATGGTGCTCGGGAAGTGCCGGGAAAAACGCCAGGGTGATGTGGAAATGTTCCTTGCGTACCCATTTCCCCTGAGGATACTTTACCCTCTCCTTTTCCACAAAACGAAAGAGAACGTTCTTTGCTTCCTCGGGAAGGTCCAAGGCTATGAATGCCCGAAGGGCCATTCTTTCACACCTTTCTGAGGAAGTTGAAGAGCATCGTCAGAGCAGCCTGAGAAAAGAATCTCTTGTTCATTGACCGGTCACCACCGAACTGGAACCTCCGTACTTCTGTCCTTGCGCCATCACTCACCCCGATGTATACGAGCCCCACAGGTTTATCGGGACTTCCTCCTCCTGGTCCTGCGATACCCGTAATGCCAAGGCCAATGTGGACTTCGGCTTTTTTCCGTACGCCCTCTGCGAGGCGCCGTGCCGTCTCTTCACTCACCGCCCCGAAACGGTTGAGAACATCCTCTGGGACCCCAAGGTCACTCATCTTTGCCCTGTTACTGTACACGATGTATCCCCGGTCAAAGTACTGAGAGCTCCCGGGGATGTCTGTTATCCTGCTTCCCACGAGTCCCCCGGTGCACGATTCCGCTATGGCCACCTTTAATCCTTGCTCGAGGAGGAGTTTTCCCACTGCTTCTTCCAGCGTCTCGCCGTACTCTGAAAAGAGATAGGGGGAGAGGATGCTCTTTACCTTCTCAAGGACTGCCTCTCCCTTTGCTCTATCTTCAGGAGGCACCCCCTGGCCGTAGAGGAAGAACCACACTTCGCCATAATTTGGAAGGAACGAAAAACGTAAACTCGCAGGGAGTTCTCCAAGGAGAGGACGTATTCGTTCCTCAAGCTGCGACTCTCCAATACCGCAGAACTTCAAGGTTTTACTCCGGTAAATACCGCCTGGGAAGTTTGGAATTTTTTCCTCAAGACGATGCCAGAAGAATTCTACCTCTCTTGGAACACCAGGAAGGACAAAAATCTTGGGAGTGCCATCGAGAAAAAGAGCGGGAGCCGTTCCCGCCTCATTGGGAATGAAGGAAGCACCCTTAGGAACAAGGGCTTGCCTTTTGTTGTTCTCTGGGGGCTCAACTCCTCGGAGACGAAGGTAGAAACGACGGATGCCTTCCCATGCTTCCTCAGAAAAGCACAGAGGTAACCCCAGGGCTTGGGCAATTCCTTCTCGGGTAAGGTCATCCGCTGTTGGACCGAGGCCCCCAACGACAAAGAGGAAATCCGCTTTTCGTTCCATTAAGAAGCGAATACACGCCGCGATTTCATCGATTTCGTCAGGGACAAAAAGGACCCACTTTGGAAAGATGCCCTTCTTTAAAAGCTTCTCCACAAGGAAGGCGGAATTCACATCCCGCACCACTCCGGTGACAAGCTCTGTTCCTACACAGAGGATTCCTGCATGCACAGCGCTTCTCCCTCCACCTCATAAGCCGAAGTCCGGGTAACACGCACGTAGCACTTCCGTCCTCTCTTGAGACTGCCGCGCTTTCCTCGTGAAAGGTACACTTTAACCTGGCAATCTACTTCTGGAGCATCCTTTTGGGTTCTTCCGATGAAGAACGTTCCCTGGGCGTCCTTTAAGGGTCCCTCCTCGAGGAGAACCTCAAGGACCTTACCCTGGAGCGATTGGTGAAACCGCTCCATGACGTTCTTTTGAACTTCCATGAGGTAGCTGTAGCGCTTCTCTTTTACCTCTTCTGGAACCTTTGGCTTGAGGAGGAACGAAGCTGTTCCCTCTTCGTCGGAGTACTTGAAAGCTCCCATCCGCTCGAATTGGAATTCTTCCACAAAATGGAGAAGACTCTGGAAGTGTTTTTCTTCTTCTCCAGGGAAACCGACAATAAAGGTCGTACGGATTGCGACACCGGGTATGCGTTCCCGTAATTTCTCGAGTCTTTTCCGAATCTCCTCGAAATGAGAGAAACGGTGCATTCGCTGGAGAATGAAGGGTTCAACGTGCTGCAGGGGAATATCAAGGTATTTGACGATCTGAGGAATGGAGGCAACGACCTCGATGAGTTCATCGTTTATTCCCTCCGGGGAAAGGTACAGGAGTCGTACCCAAATTCCTTCCTGGAGCTCCAAAGCTAAGGCCCTGAGGAGGTCTGGAAGGCTCCGTTTCCGGTACAAATCAAGACCGTAGGAGGTGAGATCCTGGGCGACGAGAATGATTTCCTGCACTCCCCTTTCCTGGAGAGAGCGGACTTCCGCGACAACGGAATCAATGGATCGGCTTCGGAGTGGTCCTCGGATGGAAGGGATGAGGCAGAAGCTGCACCGATGAGGACACCCTTCGGCAATCTTCACGTAGGCGTAGTGAGGTGGTGTAGAGAGGAGACGGGGGCTTTGGTGGGTGTATATTGAGGGAGGCGAATCCATGAAAACGCCTTTTCTCTTGCTTGAGAGGATTTCGGGAAGACGGAGGACATCGTGAACCCCGACCCAGTAGTCGACCTCCTGGTACCTGGAAAAGGCCTTTTCGCGGAAGCGCTCGACGTAGCATCCTAAAACGACAATTTTCTTGCGGGGATCTTTCCTTTTGAGGGCAATGAGTTTTTCAATCCATGCCTCCGCTTCCTCGCAAGAAGGCCGGATAAAAGCGCAGGTGTTCAGAAATACCCACTCTGCTTCCTCAGGGGGTACTATGCAGTTGTACCCGTGAACGAGGAGATTACCCAGTGCCACTTCAGAGTCCACGAGATTCTTGTTGCAGCCAAGGGTTATGAAAGAAATGCGCTTCATGGGGTGAAAGTCTCTTGAAAGGAACCCGAGTCCTGAGCAAGATACCCCCTCTCTTCCCCATTGAGCCACACTCGGACGGAGTTACCCCCGTCTCCAGAAAGCTCAATTGGCCCTTCACTTTTAAAGATGTACGTCTTACCTGGGACGAGAATGCCCGAAAAGAGTGTCTTCCCCAGAGATGTAGCTTCGATCCAAGCCGGTTTTTCAGCTTCGAGGCGAAGCACAACGGCAAAGGAAGGTGGCGTTGGGCTTTCGAGAACCGGGGAGGGTGAGAGCTCTACTGCTGTCATTTCAGTATTTTGGCTTGATTCCTCCTTCCAGGGGAAAAGGGGGGTGAAAAAGACGACGAGAATCACGCTGCAGAGTATTACGAGGAAGACAAGGACTCCAAGAAGTACTCTCTTTCCTCTTTTCCTCTTTGGTTTCTCAGGGGTTTCTTCGCTCCTCTCGGAATGTCTCCGTTTTTCCTCATACGCCCTCTGGGCGAGGGCACTGGCCTCTTCCTGATTGAGTCCCAGGAAACGAGCATAGATTTTAACATACCCAAGGACGTAAGTCTTTCCAGGAAGGCTTTCCCACGCCCCTTCCTCAAGAGCCTGGAGGAAACGTGCGGAAATGAAAGTTGCCGCCTCGACCTTTTCAAGGGGTATACCCTTTTCCTCTCGGGTACGCCGCAGGAAGCTTCCAACCTCTTTTGCTACCTCCCGATTAAAGCTCTCCACCTCTTTCCCCCCGCTTCGCGATGACCTTCCGAGGCTTGCTCCCCTCATACGGCCCGACAATACCCTCCCTCTCCATACGCTCAATGAGCCGCGCGGCTCGGTTGAATCCTATCCGGAGTCTTCTTTGGAGAAGAGAAGTCGAAGCTTTTCCAGTTTCCACAACGATGCGCACCGCTTCTTCGTAGAGTTCATCTTCCTCACTATCCTCTTCTTGAAGGGCACTTGTTTCCTCCTGGGGAGTGAACTCGAGAGGGTATGGAATGGGTCCTTTCTGGCCCATCCAGTGCTCCACGATTCTTTTGGTCTCTTCAGTCCGGATAAAGGCCCCCTGACCACGTATGGGTTTACTCACTCCAAGGGGGGCAAAGAGCATGTCTCCATTTCCCAGAAGCTTTTCTGCTCCTGGACCGTCGAGAATCGTCCGGGAGTCTACCTGAGAGGAAACGGCAAAGGCCAGACGGGAAGGAAAATTTGCTTTGATGAGACCGGTGATGACATCAACAGAGGGCCGTTGCGTTGCCACAATGAGGTGAATGCCCACTGCCCTTGCCATTTGGGCAAGGCGGCAGATGTACGTTTCGACGTCACCTGGGGCGGTCATCATAAGGTCGGCAAGCTCGTCAATAACGACAACAATGTAGGGAAGCTTCTCCTCACTTCTTGCAATGCGATTGTACTCCTCAATGTTTCGACAGGAGAGTTCTGAGAGGAACTCGTACCGCGTGTCCATCTCTCGGCAGAGCCACTTAAGGAGACGTACCGCAAGACGAACCTCAGAGATAACCGGGGCACAGAGGTGAGGTACTCCAGCGTACAGCGAGAGCTCAACTCTTTTTGGGTCGATGAGAACGATACGAAGGCACGACGGGTCTGCCCGGTACAAAAGGCTCCCAAGGAGCGCATTGATGCAGACACTCTTTCCCGATCCTGTGGCACCTGCGATGAGGAGATGAGGCATGTCCCGAAGGTCCCAGAGAATGGGTTTTCCTCCGACATCTTTTCCCAGAGCAAGAAGAAGAGGCGAAGGGTGGTTGGCGAATTCCTCCGTTTCAAGGAGTTCACGCAGCGTAACGATCTCCTTGTGTCGATTGGGAATCTCAATCCCTACGGCAGCTTTGCCAGGGATTGGGGCTTCTATACGTACTGCTGCTACAGCAAAGGCTAAAGCAATGTCGTTGGAGAGACTCACAATCTTATTCACCTTGATTCCCGGGGCGGGCTGGAATTCATAGCGGGTAACCGTTGGGCCGACCTGAACGTGAATGACTCGCCCCGATACTCCGAATTCGGCAAGAGTTTGCTCGAGCTTTGCAATTTCTTCCTCGATTTCCCGACGGGTTTTCTCTCCCCGCTTGGCAGGTGGTGGATCAAGGAGTTTCGGGGAAGGGAGAGTCCAGGAGTTGCTTGTCTCGTTTTGGGGAACTGATTTCACCTTACTTCTTGGAGAACTCGCTCTTCTTTTTCTTGGAGGTTCCTCAAGGGTTGAAAGGGTGAAAGTCTCAACAATTTCTGCCCTCTTTTCCTCTTGAGGTAGCGGCGGCTGAAGAGGTTCTTGGGGCTCGGATTCTGTATCTCGATGATGGAAAAGGGAAACGATCCTGCGGAGAAGTCTCCCTTCGCTTATGAGGTAGGTACCAAGGAAAGCCGTAAGGAAGAGGAAAAGGAGCATCCCCACATCGCCGAAGTATTTCTCGAGAAAGCCAAGAAGCTGTGCTCCAGCTAC
It includes:
- a CDS encoding DNA translocase FtsK 4TM domain-containing protein, encoding METRKRLLVLSILVLTAVYLLLALFSQRTGEVGALLRRGALWTFGIGAYLLPFFLGLVTYELAFFHPAKRYRFAGRIIGTSLWFFVFLVLSEREASQRSIVLPTGRVGGVAGAQLLGFLEKYFGDVGMLLFLFLTAFLGTYLISEGRLLRRIVSLFHHRDTESEPQEPLQPPLPQEEKRAEIVETFTLSTLEEPPRKRRASSPRSKVKSVPQNETSNSWTLPSPKLLDPPPAKRGEKTRREIEEEIAKLEQTLAEFGVSGRVIHVQVGPTVTRYEFQPAPGIKVNKIVSLSNDIALAFAVAAVRIEAPIPGKAAVGIEIPNRHKEIVTLRELLETEEFANHPSPLLLALGKDVGGKPILWDLRDMPHLLIAGATGSGKSVCINALLGSLLYRADPSCLRIVLIDPKRVELSLYAGVPHLCAPVISEVRLAVRLLKWLCREMDTRYEFLSELSCRNIEEYNRIARSEEKLPYIVVVIDELADLMMTAPGDVETYICRLAQMARAVGIHLIVATQRPSVDVITGLIKANFPSRLAFAVSSQVDSRTILDGPGAEKLLGNGDMLFAPLGVSKPIRGQGAFIRTEETKRIVEHWMGQKGPIPYPLEFTPQEETSALQEEDSEEDELYEEAVRIVVETGKASTSLLQRRLRIGFNRAARLIERMEREGIVGPYEGSKPRKVIAKRGERGGEL